In one Cloacibacillus porcorum genomic region, the following are encoded:
- a CDS encoding glycine/betaine/sarcosine/D-proline family reductase selenoprotein B has translation MKKIIFYANQFFGGVGGENEADFEPVIKEGPVGPALAFKAALKDAEVTHTIICGDNFMASHKDEALKRIAAFLEGKEFDIMAAGPAFRAGRYGVCCGEICRFAHEKYGVQAVTSMHEENPGVAMFKEEPFYIMKGGASAAKMRQDAAAMAGIVNKMISGEEILWADAEGYFPHGIRKEVFAEKTAGDRAVDMLLAKLSGQPYETELKIEPRDNVVPSKAVGDLSKAKVAFVSTGGLVPLGNPDRIPGGTCSIWATYDVSGKDVLVKGDFYSVHCGINTDFVNANPEVLFPLSSFREFEKAGVIGELCNTLYSTTGNLATLKDARRMGKEIAEALKKEAVDAVVLVSTUGSCTRCGATMVKEIDRAGFPIVHVTNLVSVSKVTGANRIVPGYGLVSPFSDPLLTAEEQKAMQKSLVERALKAVSTDVTEQTFF, from the coding sequence ATGAAAAAGATTATATTCTATGCCAACCAGTTTTTCGGCGGCGTCGGCGGAGAAAACGAGGCTGATTTTGAGCCTGTCATCAAAGAGGGGCCTGTAGGTCCGGCGCTTGCCTTTAAGGCGGCTCTGAAAGATGCCGAGGTTACGCACACCATCATCTGCGGCGACAACTTTATGGCCAGCCACAAAGACGAGGCGCTGAAGCGCATCGCCGCCTTCCTTGAAGGTAAAGAGTTCGATATCATGGCCGCCGGACCCGCCTTCCGCGCCGGACGTTACGGCGTCTGCTGCGGCGAAATATGCAGATTCGCGCACGAAAAATATGGCGTGCAGGCGGTTACCAGCATGCACGAGGAAAACCCCGGCGTGGCGATGTTCAAAGAGGAACCCTTCTATATCATGAAGGGCGGCGCTAGCGCAGCCAAGATGCGTCAGGACGCCGCCGCGATGGCCGGCATCGTCAACAAGATGATCTCCGGCGAAGAGATACTCTGGGCCGACGCCGAGGGTTACTTCCCGCACGGCATCAGAAAAGAGGTCTTTGCGGAGAAGACCGCCGGCGACCGCGCCGTCGATATGCTTCTTGCCAAACTCTCAGGTCAGCCCTACGAGACCGAACTGAAGATTGAGCCGCGCGACAACGTCGTTCCCTCCAAGGCGGTCGGCGATCTCAGCAAGGCCAAGGTCGCCTTCGTCAGCACCGGCGGACTTGTTCCCCTCGGCAACCCTGACCGCATTCCCGGCGGCACCTGCTCCATATGGGCGACCTACGATGTCTCCGGCAAGGATGTTCTTGTAAAGGGAGACTTCTACAGCGTCCACTGCGGCATCAACACCGACTTTGTCAACGCCAATCCGGAGGTTCTCTTTCCGCTCTCTTCCTTCAGGGAATTTGAGAAAGCCGGTGTGATCGGCGAGCTCTGCAACACCCTCTACTCGACCACCGGCAACCTGGCCACCCTCAAGGACGCCCGCCGGATGGGCAAAGAGATCGCCGAAGCGCTCAAGAAAGAGGCGGTCGACGCCGTAGTCCTTGTCAGTACCTGAGGAAGCTGCACTCGTTGCGGTGCAACGATGGTAAAAGAGATAGACAGAGCGGGATTCCCCATAGTGCATGTCACAAACCTTGTCTCCGTATCCAAGGTCACCGGGGCGAACCGTATAGTTCCCGGTTACGGGCTTGTATCTCCCTTCAGCGATCCCCTGCTTACAGCCGAGGAGCAGAAGGCGATGCAGAAAAGTCTCGTCGAGCGCGCCCTTAAGGCGGTCTCCACGGACGTTACTGAACAGACTTTCTTCTAA
- a CDS encoding glycine/sarcosine/betaine reductase component B subunit encodes MKLELQKAKVKNIAWGDKTALLADGTLQINKEEFLAAASDTEHFKTLNADLARPGESVRICPVKDAIQPRYKTEGVGQVFPGMLSGVDTVGSGKTFVLDGAAVVTCGRIVGFQEGIVDMSGEGAKYTPFSKTMNAVLVFEPVEGIEPHEYEKACRLAGFRAALYVAEAAWKAGAAVDETKPYELPSFAEAMKAYPGLPKVAYIYMLQTQGLLHDTYVYGVDAKKIIPTLIHPNETMDCAIVSGNCVSACDKNSTYVHQNNPVIRSLYERHGKDINFIGVIITNENVTLMDKQRSSSYAVKLASMLGVDGVVISEEGFGNPDADLIMNCRKAEQAGIRTALITDEYAGRDGASQSLADATKEADAVVTAGNANMIVVLPPQEKLIGFTDYTDVIAGGFDGSLRADGSIEVELQAITGATCELGFNPLSAKTW; translated from the coding sequence ATGAAACTCGAACTGCAGAAGGCAAAAGTTAAGAACATCGCATGGGGCGACAAGACCGCCCTTCTTGCCGACGGCACCCTTCAGATCAACAAAGAAGAGTTCCTCGCAGCGGCTTCGGACACAGAGCATTTTAAGACCCTGAACGCCGACCTCGCGCGTCCCGGCGAATCGGTCCGCATCTGCCCTGTCAAAGACGCCATCCAGCCCCGTTACAAGACGGAGGGCGTTGGTCAGGTATTCCCCGGCATGCTCAGCGGCGTTGACACCGTTGGCAGTGGAAAGACCTTCGTCCTTGACGGCGCGGCCGTCGTCACCTGCGGACGCATCGTCGGATTCCAGGAAGGCATCGTCGACATGAGCGGCGAGGGCGCGAAATACACCCCCTTCTCAAAGACGATGAACGCCGTGCTCGTGTTCGAGCCCGTCGAAGGCATCGAGCCCCACGAATATGAGAAAGCCTGCCGCCTTGCCGGATTCCGCGCCGCGCTCTACGTCGCGGAGGCCGCCTGGAAGGCTGGCGCAGCCGTAGATGAGACAAAGCCCTACGAGCTTCCCTCGTTCGCGGAGGCCATGAAAGCCTATCCCGGACTCCCGAAGGTTGCCTACATCTACATGCTCCAGACTCAGGGACTTCTTCATGACACCTACGTCTACGGCGTGGACGCGAAGAAGATTATCCCCACGCTGATCCACCCCAATGAGACAATGGACTGCGCGATCGTCTCCGGCAACTGCGTCTCCGCATGCGACAAGAACAGCACCTATGTCCACCAGAACAACCCCGTCATCCGCAGCCTCTATGAGCGCCACGGAAAAGACATCAACTTCATCGGCGTAATCATCACAAACGAGAACGTCACGCTGATGGACAAGCAGAGAAGCTCTTCGTACGCGGTGAAGCTCGCCTCGATGCTCGGCGTCGACGGCGTTGTAATCAGCGAAGAGGGCTTCGGCAATCCCGACGCCGACCTTATCATGAACTGCCGCAAGGCGGAGCAGGCCGGTATCAGAACGGCGCTCATCACCGACGAATACGCGGGCCGCGACGGCGCGAGCCAGTCGCTCGCCGACGCCACGAAAGAGGCCGACGCGGTGGTAACGGCGGGCAACGCGAACATGATCGTCGTACTGCCCCCGCAGGAAAAACTGATCGGATTTACGGACTACACGGACGTTATAGCCGGTGGCTTCGACGGTTCGCTCAGAGCCGACGGGTCGATAGAGGTTGAGCTGCAGGCTATCACAGGCGCGACATGCGAGCTGGGCTTTAACCCCCTCAGCGCCAAAACCTGGTAG
- a CDS encoding TRAP transporter permease has protein sequence MIQNGEARPLTAISCLLEAKKFGPREVLAFIIVGLSFAFVAFHLYAGMFGHPEAHFYRSLHLTGVLVLCFIFFPLSRQSWSDKPSIWTLVDVVCILLSLALEIYYLWDVEAFELRQVISPNTADICMGVILWLLVLEATRRSLGLPMVLIAIFFTFQALFSEQMFWIFYGPSTSLKSLVLDMYMQEGGIFGMPLGTIASFVVLFLIFGAFMEETGTGRTFTDLALGAFGAKVGGPAKAAVVGSAFFGMLSGSSCANVTTTGTFTIPLMKRVGYESTYAGGVEACASTGGMFTPPIMGATAFVVAAYLGLSYVTVALAAAIPALCYYFALFAAVDFHARKSKIPPLKKEEMPVVKDVLKNGAHLLLPIGLLVYFLVSGYTATTACFWSIVGLFIVSFLKKSSRPGAENILSVCEAAAKATVVTAMACAAAGIIVSSSTLSGVGLKLGTQIVSISGGHLWLALLLAAVLAVILGMGLTTTAVYIIMVVTVIPPIMQMGVPALAAHMYALFWGVLSNIIPPVAIASFTAAGIAKAGPMKTAVKGFCIGFPGLLVFATFVYNPGLIMIGSAADIIINSVGCLIAVVCFAAVIEGYAFAKINLVLRAVLFVCSLLSLSPRWDLTFAGLAGGVIILTLNYLAYKKEGLDFEQGGELEA, from the coding sequence ATGATACAAAATGGAGAAGCTCGTCCGCTGACGGCCATCAGCTGTCTGCTTGAGGCTAAAAAATTTGGCCCGCGAGAGGTATTGGCTTTTATTATCGTAGGATTATCTTTTGCCTTTGTTGCTTTTCACCTATACGCCGGAATGTTTGGCCATCCCGAGGCGCATTTTTACAGATCCCTGCATTTGACCGGCGTATTGGTGCTATGCTTCATCTTCTTCCCGCTCAGCCGCCAATCGTGGAGCGATAAACCAAGTATATGGACGCTTGTCGATGTCGTGTGTATTCTGTTGAGTCTGGCGTTGGAGATTTACTATCTTTGGGATGTTGAAGCCTTTGAATTACGGCAGGTCATCTCTCCCAACACTGCTGACATCTGTATGGGAGTCATCCTTTGGCTTCTGGTTCTGGAGGCCACTCGGCGTTCGCTGGGGCTGCCGATGGTGCTTATCGCCATCTTCTTCACCTTTCAGGCGCTGTTCAGCGAACAGATGTTCTGGATTTTCTACGGACCGAGCACAAGTTTGAAATCACTGGTTCTGGACATGTATATGCAGGAGGGCGGTATCTTTGGCATGCCCCTCGGCACGATCGCCTCTTTTGTCGTCCTCTTCCTAATATTTGGCGCTTTCATGGAGGAGACCGGTACCGGACGCACCTTTACTGATCTTGCCCTTGGCGCCTTCGGCGCGAAGGTCGGCGGTCCCGCCAAGGCGGCGGTGGTAGGCAGCGCCTTCTTCGGCATGCTCTCCGGCAGCTCCTGCGCTAATGTTACGACCACCGGAACATTTACGATCCCCTTGATGAAAAGAGTCGGCTACGAGAGTACATATGCCGGCGGCGTTGAAGCCTGCGCCTCCACCGGCGGTATGTTCACACCGCCGATCATGGGGGCGACCGCCTTTGTCGTCGCCGCCTATCTGGGGCTCTCCTATGTAACGGTGGCGCTGGCTGCCGCCATCCCGGCGCTATGCTACTATTTCGCGCTTTTCGCCGCCGTGGACTTCCATGCCCGCAAGTCAAAAATCCCTCCTCTGAAAAAAGAGGAGATGCCGGTCGTAAAAGACGTCCTGAAGAATGGCGCTCATTTGCTGCTCCCCATCGGCCTCTTGGTCTATTTCCTGGTTTCGGGCTACACTGCGACTACCGCCTGTTTCTGGTCGATAGTAGGTCTGTTCATCGTCAGCTTCCTGAAAAAAAGCAGCCGTCCCGGCGCCGAAAATATCCTCTCCGTCTGTGAAGCGGCGGCCAAGGCGACGGTCGTGACGGCGATGGCCTGCGCCGCGGCTGGGATCATCGTCAGCTCTTCGACCTTATCCGGTGTGGGGCTGAAATTAGGGACGCAGATCGTGAGCATCTCCGGCGGACATCTGTGGCTGGCTTTGCTTCTGGCGGCTGTCCTGGCCGTTATATTGGGCATGGGGCTGACCACCACCGCGGTCTATATAATCATGGTTGTAACGGTCATTCCCCCCATTATGCAGATGGGCGTTCCCGCTTTGGCGGCTCATATGTACGCGCTCTTCTGGGGTGTGCTTTCAAATATCATACCGCCGGTGGCGATCGCCTCCTTCACCGCGGCCGGTATTGCCAAGGCCGGGCCGATGAAGACGGCGGTCAAGGGATTCTGCATCGGCTTTCCCGGGTTACTGGTCTTTGCTACCTTTGTATATAATCCCGGGTTGATCATGATCGGCTCTGCGGCGGATATTATCATCAACAGCGTCGGCTGTCTGATTGCGGTCGTCTGTTTTGCGGCGGTCATTGAAGGGTATGCGTTCGCGAAGATCAATCTTGTACTCAGAGCCGTCCTGTTTGTCTGCTCGCTGCTGTCCTTAAGCCCGCGTTGGGATCTTACCTTTGCGGGACTGGCCGGAGGCGTTATCATCCTGACGCTCAATTATCTCGCTTATAAAAAAGAGGGCCTTGATTTTGAACAGGGCGGAGAATTGGAGGCTTAA
- a CDS encoding glycine/sarcosine/betaine reductase component B subunit, translating into MEHTKKLRIGNFHVKDIVFGEKTSFKNGVLTINKGEAIASLDPDKELKNIEIYIVHPGDETRILPCKVGLEPRFRPDGRATFPGVTGGLTIESCGDGDLYAMKGINVIACGKYSQAAEGMLDMSGPGAEHSIFAKMVNLVVYAELVNPTKLDQPFRNEAPLKMAAHYLADYVAASLKDQEPEDWECYELEPGAEEAEKKGLPRVALFFQIKAQVGKDKFFNERIFGIDCENMLPFLMHPNAVFDGQITNQGGLYGEGYCTYTYQNWPIIKRLYQEHGKTINFVGVVPFAVDVPNHFKQTVKVAGGELASLLKLDGAIVASVAGGSNYDVDFFFMCSELEHRGIKTVGLTPEHSGKSMLDPIADAIVSTGDSGTVFEFPPMKNVIGDLASVTRDFYHAAWTAHEKYGPSLRPDGSLIVNGCMIVDSTNCAGFTTKTVKEY; encoded by the coding sequence TTGGAACATACGAAAAAGCTGAGAATAGGTAATTTTCATGTTAAGGACATCGTATTTGGTGAAAAGACCTCATTCAAAAACGGCGTGCTCACAATCAATAAAGGTGAAGCTATCGCCTCTCTGGACCCGGACAAAGAACTGAAGAACATAGAGATATATATTGTCCATCCCGGTGACGAGACCCGCATTCTGCCCTGCAAGGTCGGTTTGGAGCCACGCTTCCGTCCCGATGGACGCGCCACCTTCCCCGGCGTGACCGGCGGTCTGACGATCGAAAGCTGCGGCGATGGCGACCTCTACGCGATGAAAGGCATCAATGTCATCGCCTGCGGTAAATACTCGCAGGCGGCCGAGGGCATGCTTGATATGAGCGGCCCCGGCGCGGAGCACTCCATCTTTGCGAAGATGGTGAACCTTGTGGTATACGCGGAACTGGTCAACCCCACAAAGCTAGACCAGCCTTTCAGAAACGAGGCTCCGCTGAAGATGGCCGCCCATTATCTGGCGGACTATGTGGCCGCTTCGCTGAAAGACCAGGAGCCGGAAGACTGGGAATGCTACGAGCTTGAGCCCGGTGCCGAAGAGGCGGAGAAGAAGGGGCTTCCGAGGGTCGCCCTTTTCTTCCAGATCAAGGCTCAGGTCGGCAAGGATAAGTTCTTTAACGAGAGAATTTTCGGTATCGACTGCGAAAACATGCTGCCCTTCCTTATGCACCCCAACGCTGTATTCGACGGACAGATCACCAACCAGGGCGGCCTCTACGGAGAGGGCTACTGCACCTATACTTATCAGAACTGGCCGATAATCAAACGTCTCTATCAGGAACACGGCAAGACTATCAATTTTGTCGGCGTTGTTCCCTTCGCGGTCGACGTGCCCAACCACTTCAAGCAGACGGTAAAGGTTGCCGGCGGCGAGCTGGCCTCCCTGCTGAAGCTTGACGGCGCGATCGTCGCCTCCGTCGCCGGCGGCAGCAACTACGACGTCGACTTCTTCTTCATGTGCTCCGAGCTGGAACATCGCGGCATCAAGACGGTGGGACTTACTCCGGAGCACAGCGGCAAATCGATGCTCGACCCCATCGCCGACGCCATCGTCTCCACCGGCGACTCCGGCACCGTCTTTGAATTCCCGCCGATGAAGAACGTGATCGGCGATCTCGCCTCCGTGACCCGCGACTTTTATCACGCCGCGTGGACCGCTCACGAGAAATACGGCCCCAGCCTGCGCCCGGACGGTTCTCTGATCGTAAACGGCTGCATGATTGTGGACAGCACCAACTGCGCCGGTTTCACGACCAAGACCGTGAAGGAATACTAG
- the grdB gene encoding glycine reductase complex selenoprotein B, with product MTKKRIVHYINQFFAGIGGEEKADTKPESRPGVVGPGMALAHELGDAAEVVGTVICGDGYYAENMESATEEILKLISAFQPDAVVTGPAFNAGRYGTAAGGVADAVQKKLGIPAVSGMYEENPGADMFKKSVFIVPTADNARGIKTAVPAMAKLVLKVLETNGNPGSPEEAGYMTRGVRVNFFQDRPGADRAVEMLVKKLKGEEFTTEYPMPSFDRVAPGEAIKDLKNATIALVTSGGIVPKGNPDHIEASSAMKFGTYDIEGVQTADGEHYATAHGGYDPTYANTDPNRVLPVDVLREMEKEGVFKKLYRYFFTTVGNGTSIANAKKFGTAIGEQLKKDGVDAVILTSTUGTCTRCGATMVKAIEAFGMPVVHICTIVPISQTVGANRIVPAVAIPYPLGDISKSAEEEKQIRRAILDKAMKALQTPISEQTVF from the coding sequence ATGACAAAGAAGAGGATCGTACACTACATAAATCAGTTCTTTGCCGGTATCGGCGGAGAAGAGAAGGCTGACACCAAGCCCGAGTCACGCCCCGGCGTAGTCGGACCCGGCATGGCCCTTGCCCACGAACTCGGCGACGCCGCCGAAGTCGTCGGCACGGTAATCTGCGGCGACGGCTACTACGCGGAGAACATGGAATCGGCGACCGAAGAGATACTCAAGCTCATCTCCGCCTTCCAGCCCGACGCGGTCGTCACCGGCCCCGCATTCAACGCCGGACGTTACGGCACCGCCGCCGGCGGCGTAGCCGACGCGGTACAGAAGAAGCTCGGCATACCCGCCGTCTCCGGTATGTACGAGGAGAACCCCGGCGCGGATATGTTCAAGAAGTCGGTATTCATCGTCCCGACAGCCGACAACGCGCGCGGTATCAAGACGGCCGTTCCCGCGATGGCGAAGCTCGTCCTCAAAGTCCTTGAGACGAACGGCAACCCCGGCTCGCCCGAAGAGGCCGGTTACATGACCCGCGGCGTGCGCGTCAACTTCTTCCAGGACAGACCCGGCGCGGACCGCGCGGTGGAGATGCTCGTCAAGAAGCTCAAGGGCGAAGAGTTCACCACCGAATATCCGATGCCCAGCTTTGACCGCGTAGCCCCCGGCGAGGCGATTAAAGACCTTAAAAACGCGACGATCGCGCTCGTCACCTCCGGCGGCATCGTCCCGAAAGGCAACCCCGACCACATCGAGGCCTCCAGCGCGATGAAGTTCGGCACCTACGATATCGAAGGTGTACAGACGGCTGACGGCGAGCATTACGCGACGGCGCACGGCGGTTACGACCCGACCTATGCCAACACTGACCCCAACAGAGTGCTTCCCGTCGACGTGCTCCGCGAGATGGAGAAAGAGGGCGTCTTCAAAAAGCTCTACAGATACTTCTTCACGACCGTCGGCAATGGAACATCGATTGCCAACGCGAAGAAGTTCGGCACCGCCATTGGTGAGCAGCTCAAGAAAGACGGAGTTGACGCCGTGATCCTCACCTCCACTTGAGGAACCTGCACTCGTTGCGGTGCAACGATGGTCAAAGCGATCGAAGCCTTTGGAATGCCCGTGGTACACATCTGCACGATCGTACCGATCTCGCAGACGGTTGGCGCGAACCGCATAGTTCCCGCGGTCGCCATCCCCTATCCCCTCGGAGACATCAGCAAGAGCGCCGAGGAAGAGAAGCAGATCCGCCGCGCGATCCTGGACAAGGCCATGAAGGCCCTCCAGACGCCGATATCGGAGCAGACAGTATTTTAA
- a CDS encoding TIGR00282 family metallophosphoesterase: MRILFIGDIMGRPGREAAAREIPRLKEEYGGFDFIIANGENSAGGFGLTEKVMKELFSSGIDILTNGNHVWDKKDFVPLLDSEKAVLRPANHPQGTRGRGYAVYEKNGERLAVLCLQGRTFMPPLDCPFQTAERLVAECPVPAIFVDIHAEATSEKRALGVYLDGKVSAVVGTHTHVQTADEEILPGGTAFLSDAGMTGGHGGVIGMTAESVLPKFLTGTPCKFEVSEENVKFQGAVIEIDAETGRSLDIVRINRAVTQ; encoded by the coding sequence GTGCGCATATTATTCATCGGCGATATCATGGGGCGCCCAGGCCGCGAAGCGGCGGCCCGGGAGATCCCCAGGCTTAAGGAAGAATACGGCGGTTTTGATTTCATCATCGCCAACGGGGAAAACAGCGCCGGTGGCTTCGGACTCACCGAAAAGGTGATGAAAGAGCTCTTCTCCTCCGGTATCGACATCCTCACGAACGGCAACCACGTCTGGGACAAGAAGGATTTTGTTCCCCTGCTGGACAGCGAAAAAGCCGTGCTGCGCCCCGCGAATCATCCGCAGGGCACACGCGGACGCGGTTACGCCGTCTACGAGAAAAACGGCGAAAGGCTTGCCGTTCTCTGTCTGCAGGGACGCACCTTCATGCCGCCCCTTGACTGCCCCTTTCAGACGGCCGAGAGGCTGGTCGCCGAATGCCCCGTACCTGCGATATTCGTCGACATCCACGCGGAGGCGACCTCCGAAAAGAGGGCGCTCGGCGTATATCTTGACGGTAAGGTCTCCGCCGTAGTCGGAACTCATACGCACGTTCAGACGGCGGACGAAGAGATCCTTCCTGGAGGCACCGCCTTTCTCTCCGACGCCGGTATGACCGGCGGCCACGGAGGCGTGATAGGCATGACGGCGGAATCAGTGCTTCCGAAATTCCTTACCGGGACGCCGTGTAAATTTGAGGTCTCCGAAGAGAACGTAAAGTTCCAGGGGGCCGTCATAGAAATAGATGCGGAGACGGGACGTTCCCTTGATATAGTAAGGATAAACAGAGCGGTAACTCAATAA
- a CDS encoding sodium-dependent transporter, with protein MEGNSGNREQWGSRFGFIMAAAGSAVGLGNIWRFPYITGKYGGGAFVLVYLAIVIIIGSSLMLAEFAMGRRAKLDSVGAFKKLGGGAWPIVGWMGFFCGFVILSYYAVIAGWTLAYMFKSFGGLMEAAAAGKAGDVFGAFVSDPLQAIAYHGVVMAIVISVVYRGISGGIERSCKILMPALFFILILLIIRSVTLPGSTEGLRFYLLPDFSKLTGEGVLAAVGQGFYSLSLAMGIIITYGSYLGKHEYMPKMTSTIVLLDTCVAIMAGLVIFPAVFAFGVDAGAGPGLTFVTLPIVFAKMPMGAFFSFAFFALLFIAAITSAFSLLEVVVTFAIDELGWSRAKSAVVMGIAIALLGVPSALSVGGHFPKICGKDFLDAMDFITNNAVMPVGGMLTSFFVGWIWTKGAKDEVTNFGEHDFPFYTAWLWVCRVVAPVCIGLIFITGLKW; from the coding sequence GTGGAAGGAAACTCAGGAAACAGAGAGCAGTGGGGGAGCAGATTCGGCTTTATCATGGCCGCCGCCGGCTCCGCCGTCGGGCTTGGAAATATCTGGCGTTTTCCATATATTACCGGTAAGTACGGGGGAGGCGCCTTCGTTCTCGTATACCTTGCCATCGTTATCATCATCGGATCGTCGCTCATGCTGGCGGAGTTTGCCATGGGCCGCCGGGCGAAACTTGACTCCGTGGGGGCCTTCAAAAAACTTGGCGGCGGAGCATGGCCGATAGTCGGCTGGATGGGCTTCTTCTGCGGCTTTGTCATTCTTTCATACTACGCTGTCATCGCCGGCTGGACTCTCGCCTACATGTTTAAGTCATTCGGTGGGCTGATGGAGGCCGCGGCCGCCGGCAAGGCTGGAGACGTCTTCGGCGCCTTCGTCTCCGATCCCCTGCAGGCGATTGCCTATCACGGCGTCGTCATGGCGATTGTCATCTCTGTCGTCTACCGCGGTATCAGCGGCGGCATCGAGAGAAGCTGCAAGATCCTCATGCCCGCGCTATTCTTTATTCTGATACTGCTCATCATCCGTTCCGTCACCCTGCCGGGATCGACGGAGGGGCTGCGCTTCTACCTGCTGCCGGACTTCTCAAAACTCACGGGAGAGGGTGTGCTGGCGGCGGTCGGGCAGGGGTTCTATTCGCTCTCCCTGGCGATGGGCATCATCATCACCTACGGCAGTTACCTCGGCAAACACGAATATATGCCAAAGATGACCAGTACTATCGTACTGCTCGACACTTGTGTCGCGATTATGGCCGGACTTGTCATCTTCCCCGCGGTATTTGCCTTCGGCGTCGACGCCGGAGCCGGGCCGGGACTTACCTTTGTCACGCTGCCGATCGTCTTCGCCAAGATGCCGATGGGAGCCTTCTTCTCCTTCGCCTTCTTCGCGCTGCTCTTCATCGCCGCCATCACCTCGGCCTTCTCACTGCTTGAGGTCGTCGTCACCTTCGCGATAGACGAACTCGGCTGGTCACGCGCAAAGTCGGCGGTCGTCATGGGCATAGCTATCGCGCTGCTCGGTGTGCCCTCCGCCCTCTCCGTCGGCGGCCACTTCCCGAAGATCTGCGGCAAAGACTTCCTTGACGCGATGGACTTTATCACCAACAACGCCGTCATGCCGGTAGGAGGGATGCTGACATCCTTCTTTGTCGGCTGGATCTGGACGAAGGGCGCTAAGGACGAAGTCACGAACTTCGGAGAGCACGACTTCCCGTTCTACACGGCCTGGCTGTGGGTGTGCCGCGTCGTCGCGCCGGTCTGTATCGGACTCATCTTCATCACGGGGCTTAAATGGTAA
- a CDS encoding GrdX family protein has translation MGLFSYSYVCISNNPNLKGHVQSLDYLDGGALDVLYAGRDLIHLGWELLANPLYGNFKPNQQPYRSLILKKDCSRGGAIDLQSLDLIENAIRVFESSPKLMRPGELAERIDNDFRYLDFILLEETFHQYSVLTPPERRYPEAVNR, from the coding sequence ATGGGTTTGTTCTCGTATTCTTATGTATGCATCTCAAACAACCCTAATCTCAAAGGTCATGTACAGTCGCTTGACTACCTTGACGGAGGCGCGCTGGATGTCCTATATGCCGGACGCGATCTCATCCACCTTGGCTGGGAGCTGCTTGCCAATCCCCTCTATGGGAATTTTAAGCCGAACCAGCAGCCCTACCGCTCCCTGATCCTTAAGAAGGACTGTTCGAGGGGCGGAGCCATCGACCTGCAGTCGCTCGATCTCATTGAAAACGCGATCAGAGTCTTTGAAAGCTCGCCGAAGCTTATGCGCCCCGGCGAACTCGCGGAGAGGATAGATAACGACTTCCGTTATCTTGATTTCATTTTGCTGGAAGAGACCTTCCATCAATATTCGGTCTTAACGCCTCCGGAGAGACGGTACCCGGAAGCGGTAAACAGATAG
- a CDS encoding TAXI family TRAP transporter solute-binding subunit has translation MFRSKINLAAAFVVCLSVFLFSCSTVAAAPAYPKFVKIGTGFPGGIWYPASAVLASKLEAALKKAGINAPCSVQSTGGAFNVSAVHEGKEMVLTLTTAQNQYLAYKGMAPYEKPLTNLRLVGTQELMLAQLIVPEKSDIKDLSQLKDKKVNGGKLASTDRMMIEALLKAYGMSFNDIKAAGGEVMSLGWDDASTMMQDGHMDFIGTYGGLMPSIVNLIIQPGVKFLSIDDAHADKVLADPSMTGYVKATMQPNTYDKQNYPVKTIAIPTTIVCNADLPEDFVYIVTKTIYESGYYKDSFKATEARGWPKICNPQDLPKVANIPLHPGALKYLNEKGIKVK, from the coding sequence ATGTTTCGTTCAAAAATTAATTTAGCAGCCGCGTTTGTTGTTTGCCTTAGTGTTTTTTTGTTCAGTTGCAGCACGGTAGCCGCCGCGCCGGCTTATCCTAAATTTGTCAAAATCGGCACGGGATTCCCTGGAGGCATATGGTATCCCGCTTCCGCCGTTCTGGCCTCTAAGCTGGAAGCAGCTTTGAAAAAAGCCGGCATAAATGCTCCCTGCTCCGTTCAGTCCACCGGCGGCGCCTTTAACGTCTCCGCCGTACACGAGGGCAAAGAGATGGTGCTGACGCTGACCACCGCGCAGAACCAGTATCTGGCCTATAAGGGAATGGCGCCCTACGAGAAGCCGCTGACGAATCTGCGTCTGGTCGGAACCCAGGAGCTGATGCTTGCGCAGCTGATCGTTCCCGAAAAATCCGATATCAAAGATCTCAGCCAGCTGAAAGACAAGAAGGTAAACGGGGGCAAGCTCGCGTCTACCGACAGGATGATGATTGAGGCGCTCCTTAAGGCCTACGGCATGTCATTCAACGACATTAAAGCCGCGGGCGGAGAGGTCATGTCCCTTGGATGGGATGACGCCTCTACGATGATGCAGGACGGCCATATGGACTTTATCGGCACATATGGCGGACTTATGCCGAGCATCGTCAACCTTATCATACAGCCGGGAGTTAAATTCCTCAGCATAGACGACGCGCACGCCGACAAGGTGCTGGCCGATCCCTCGATGACCGGTTATGTGAAAGCCACCATGCAGCCGAACACCTATGACAAGCAGAATTATCCCGTCAAGACCATCGCCATCCCCACCACCATCGTCTGCAACGCCGACCTGCCGGAAGATTTCGTCTATATCGTCACCAAAACCATCTATGAATCCGGCTATTATAAGGATTCTTTTAAGGCGACAGAGGCGAGGGGCTGGCCCAAAATCTGCAACCCACAGGACCTTCCTAAGGTAGCCAACATACCTCTTCACCCCGGTGCGCTGAAATATCTTAATGAAAAGGGTATCAAAGTAAAATAG